The Acidihalobacter prosperus genomic sequence CGGGCGCACTGAGTGGTCGCCTCTACCCTGAACCAGATGCGGTACCGAATTACATTGACAGGCCAATAAGCCACAATAATAATGTTGCAACTCGGATGCCCGAATCAGGGGATACCACGAAACTAATAGCGACTCATCCTTTGTGCAGCGAGATAGAATTCGGGGGAAGGGTTCATCCGCTTGGTGCTGGCGCAGCAGGCATCCATTTTGCACACTTGCGCATGCTGATATCAGCGCATCCGTCAATCATCGCCCCCCCCAAAACCGACTGCCAGGTACCTAGAATGTCAACGCCGGGCGAATGGATGGGCTCTTTAAATTGAGTTCAAGAAATTCATATCAAAAGACACTCATGAATAAAGCAATCTTCTAGTCAGATAGCATACAATTGCGGCCCAGCTACCGCATTCCTGACGCGGAATATGAAACTCAACGTCTTCTGGGCATAATCATGAAGAAAAACTTCCCCATCTCTCAGAAAGAACACCCTATTGACGAGAAAGATTTGTTGATTTCATCGACTGACGTGGCTGGAGTCATCACGTACAGCAACGAAAATTTTGCTGAAATCTCTGGTTTCACGGTTGATGAACTCATTGGCAAGAGTCACAACATCGTTCGCCATCCTCATATGCCTCAGGCAGCATTTGCCGATCTATGGAAAACGCTCAAGGAAAACCGACCATGGATGGGAATTGTTCAAAATCGCAGCAAGGATGGCGGCTCGTACTGGGTGGATGCCTATGTCACCCCTGTTTACAACGGAGGACTTTGCGTCGGCTATGAATCCGTCCGCGTAAAACCCCGCCCCGAAGACCGCAAACGTGCCGAACGACTGTACAAAGCACTCGGTCCTGCAACCAGCCAGGACGATCGGGGAGTCGCATCCGAGCGTGCGTCAAGGCTGGCTGAAAAATTAGGAAAGCCCCATCTTTTGGATAACCTGACGAACCGAGTCATTTTCAGTATTCTTGTCGTATTTTCACTCATCACGATAATGACGATGACCTCGCTACCTCGGGATGCCATTACCGCCTGCACTGCAACCCTGGCTGCTCTCGGAATTTTCGGGACCTGGTTGATGTTTCGCCCTCTAAGGGAGCTCGATGCCTCCGTGCGTCGCGAGATCGTGGACAACCCGCTCATGCAGGCCGTGTATAGCGGAAAACGTGGGGAGCCGGGCCGTCTTGAATTGGCAATCCGCCTACTCCAATCAGGCCAAAGAACTATTCTGGGACGGCTTGGGGAAGAATCCAAAAAGCTCCATCAGGCGGCAGATACTTCAGCAACTGAACTGATGCGAGTCATCGAGCAAATCGAGCTTCAGCATACTCAAACTGATCTTGTGGCCACGGCGATGAATGAAATGGCATCCACTGTACAGGAGGTTGCACGGAACACCACTTTTGCAGCCGAGGCGGCTCAAAATTCACACCTGGAAACCGAAAATGGCAATCGGATCGCAAAAGATTTTTCGATGTATATACGACAGGCGGCCGATCAAACCGCTCTTGCAACCCATGCCATGGAAAAACTCTTGAATGACAGCGAGGAAATTTACAAAGTAACTGACCTGATCACCCAGATTGCCGAACAAACCAACCTGCTGGCATTGAATGCTTCGATAGAGGCTGCGAGAGCAGGTGAGCATGGAAGGGGTTTTGCCGTAGTAGCAAGCGAAGTCAGCGCATTATCA encodes the following:
- a CDS encoding methyl-accepting chemotaxis protein — its product is MKKNFPISQKEHPIDEKDLLISSTDVAGVITYSNENFAEISGFTVDELIGKSHNIVRHPHMPQAAFADLWKTLKENRPWMGIVQNRSKDGGSYWVDAYVTPVYNGGLCVGYESVRVKPRPEDRKRAERLYKALGPATSQDDRGVASERASRLAEKLGKPHLLDNLTNRVIFSILVVFSLITIMTMTSLPRDAITACTATLAALGIFGTWLMFRPLRELDASVRREIVDNPLMQAVYSGKRGEPGRLELAIRLLQSGQRTILGRLGEESKKLHQAADTSATELMRVIEQIELQHTQTDLVATAMNEMASTVQEVARNTTFAAEAAQNSHLETENGNRIAKDFSMYIRQAADQTALATHAMEKLLNDSEEIYKVTDLITQIAEQTNLLALNASIEAARAGEHGRGFAVVASEVSALSKKTQNATTNIRTQLEEFKKVINESAENMRSSQSISSQGVARIADVNNALTAISNAVDIINNMNTQIATSAEEQNSVAEEINQNVVNIRDGAEQITDSATRSKNLSDGLISLSAELDSLVARFQSISRKNMGFRR